The stretch of DNA GTTTAAAGCCTGGGGCTTACCGGTCAGCGACCGCATCCGTCTGTGCAGTACGCCTGAAGAAGTGCTGGCGTTTTACCATCAGGTAGAGGCCGATCGCCCCACGCTGGGCTTTGATATTGACGGCGTGGTCATCAAAGTTGACTCGCTTGCGCTGCAGGAAACGCTGGGCTTTGTGGCGAGAGCACCTCGCTGGGCCGTGGCCTTTAAATTCCCTGCACAGGAACAGATGACCACCGTGCGTGACGTGGAATTCCAGGTAGGGCGTACCGGCGCGATTACGCCGGTGGCTCGTCTGGAGCCGGTGCAGGTTGCCGGGGTGCTGGTCAGCAACGCCACGCTGCACAACGCAGATGAAATCGAGCGGCTTGGCCTGCGCATTGGTGACAGGGTTGTTATCCGCCGCGCTGGCGACGTTATTCCGCAGGTTGTGGGCGTGGTTGAGTCAGAACGTCCTGAAGATACTCAGGAAATCATTTTCCCAACGCACTGCCCTGTCTGTGGCTCAGACGTTGAGCGCGTAGAAGGCGAAGCGGTGACGCGCTGTACCGGCGGCCTTATCTGCGGTGCTCAGCGTAAAGAAGCCCTCAAGCACTTTGTTTCTCGCCGGGCGCTGGACGTTGACGGCATGGGCGACAAAATCATCGATCAGCTGGTGGAAAAAGAGTACGTCCACACGCCTGCCGACCTGTTTAAGCTGACGGCGGGCAAGCTGACCGGGCTGGATCGCATGGGGCCTAAGTCCGCGCAGAATACGGTGGATGCACTGGAAAAAGCCAAAGAAACGACCTTTGCACGCTTCCTGTATGCCTTAGGCATTCGTGAAGTCGGGGAGGCTACCGCCGCAGGGCTGGCTGCGCATTTTGGCACCCTGGATGCACTGGCGGCGGCCAGCATCGACGATCTGCAAAAAGTGCCGGACGTCGGCATTGTGGTCGCCACGCACACCTTTAACTTCTTTGCGGAGGAGAGTAACCGGGAGGTTATTCGTCAGCTGAGAGAAGAGGCGGGCGTTCGCTGGCCGGATCCCGTGGTGGTCAAAGCCGAAGAGATTGATAGCCCGTTTGCCGGAAAAACCGTAGTGCTGACCGGTTCGCTGAGCATTCTCTCCCGTGATGAAGCCAAAGACAGGCTGACGGCGCTGGGGGCAAAAGTGGCGGGCAGCGTGTCGAAAAAAACTGACCTGGTTATCGCCGGTGAAGCGGCCGGTTCCAAGCTTGTCAAGGCGCAGGAGCTGGGCATTCAGGTTATCGACGAAGCGGAAATGATTCGTCTGTTGGGTGACTAAATGGACAAAGAACAGCTCATTGAGATAGCCAATACGGCAATGCCGTTTGGCAAATACAAAGGCCGGATGCTGATTGATGTACCGGAAGAGTATCTGCTGTGGTTTTCCCGCAAAGGGGAGTTTCCGCAGGGCCATCTCGGTGAGTTAATGGCCCTGACGCTGCTTATCAAAGTTGAAGGGCTGGACAACCTGGTCCGGCCCCTCAAGCGGCACTAGGTTCTGACGGCTGCAGTCTGCTTTTCACCGGCTGCAGCCGCTTTTCTTTGGTAACGTCGGGCCATACCGGCGCACACCATCAGCTGGATCTGGTGGAAAATCATTAGCGGCAGCACCATCATTCCCACGGCGGCAACCGGAAACAGAATGTTGGCCATCGGAATACCGTTCGCCAGGCTCTTTTTCGATCCACAAAACACGATGGTAATCTCATCCGCTTTGCTAAAGCCAAAGCGCCGCGCGACAAAAATATTCACCGTCATCACAATCGCCAGCAGCACGATGCTGGAGACGACGATAAACAGCAGCGAACCCGCCCCGACCTTATGCCAGATACCGTGCGTGACGGCTTCACTAAAGGCCGAATAGACCACCAGAAGAATTGATGTCTGGTCGGTTTTGCCGATCCATTTCTTGTTCTTCGCCACCCATGCGCCAATCCACGGCCGCATCAGATGCCCGGCCACAAACGGCACCAGCAGCTGCAGCATAATGCTGCCCACCTGGTGCAGGCTGCCGCTTGCGCCCTGAACGTGCATCACCAGGCCGACCAGCAAAGGCGAGAGGAAAATACCCAGCAGGCTAGACGCAGAGGCGGAGCAAATAGCCGCTGCCACATTGCCCCCGGCAATGGAGGTAAAAGCAATGGCCGACTGCACCGTGGCGGGCAAAATGCACAGGTAGAGGAAGCCGCTGTACAGCTCAGGGCTGACGTTGACCGGCTTCCACCAGCTAAACAGCACGCCAAGTACCGGGAACAGAACGAACGTGCTGCACATTACCCACAGATGCAGCCGCCAGTGGCTGCTGCCGGAAATCACCGCCTCGCGGGAAAGTTTGGCGCCGTGCATAAAAAACAGCAGGGCGATAGCGGCCGTGGTCAGCCCCTCAAAGAAACCCACAAAGCTTCCCTCCGCCGGGAAGAAAGAGGCCAGCAGCACGGTACAAACCAGCGTTAAGGTAAAAGGGTCGACAATTCGCAACATTTTCATAGCCATTCCTCAAAGGTGAATGGCGCTATTGTGTTTCCGCTGGTTTCAGAAATAAAATTGATTTATTGAATGCATTGATGAAGAAATTAGATGAATTATTCCCTGCGTCAGCTCCGCGTGTTTGTCGCCGTAGCCCATGCCGGCAGCTTTAGCCGGGCAGGGGAAAGCATTGGCCTCAGCCAGTCCGCCGTGAGCCACACCCTGAAGGAGCTGGAGGCCGAGCTAGGGGTTAAGCTGCTCGATCGCACGACACGGGAAGTGGTGTTAACGCCGGCGGGCGAGCAGCTGGCTCCGCGTCTGGAGCGCTTGCTGGAGGAGTTAACCACCACGCTGCTAGACGCTCGCGTGGTGGGGCATCAGCTTAGCGGCACGGTCCGCGTGGCCGCCAGCCAGACGTTATCCGCCCACCTTATGCCGCAGTCTATTGCCGCCAGCGCAGAGGCCTACCCGAATATTCGTTTTGTTCTTCATGACGCCTCCCAGCAGTGGGTGCTGCAGAGCATTCGTCAGGGTGAGGTTGATTTTGGCGTGGTTATCGATCCCGTGCAGGCGAGCGATTTGGAGTGTGAAACAGTGCTGTCTGAACCTTTTCTCCTGCTGTGCCGCAGCGATCATCCTTTTGCAAAAAGTGAGCGGGTGGAATGGCAGGCGCTGCAGGGGCAAAACATGGTGCTGCAGGATTATGCTTCCGGCAGCCGCCCGTTGATTGATGAGGCTTTTATCCGCCAGGGGATAGCGGTGAATGTTGTCCAGCAAATCGGCCACCCGACCACGCTTTACCCGATGGTCGAAGCCGGTATTGGCTTAAGCGTTTTGCCTGCGCTGGCGTTGCCGCTGCCCCAGGGAAGGCCGCTGATGGTTAAGCGATTAACGCCGGTGGTAAACCGACAGCTGATGCTGGTCAGGCGGAAAAATCGTTCGCTTTCACGGGCGGCGGAAGCTATCTGGCAGGAAGTGCGGGAGCAGGCCAGGCTGTTAACCCTGGCCCGTAGGGGCGATCCGCTATTTATTGACGACTAGATATAAATATCAATCTGGTGGTCGTCGGAAGGTTTATTCACGCCGGTCGCTTTTATTTGCTGCTGTTCTTGTTTCTGCTGGGCTTCTTCAGCCTGTTTGCGCTGGAGCTGGGCCAGCTGGGCCTGCAGCATTTTGATCTCGGCCTGAAGGATCTCGACTTGTTTTTTCTTCTCTGCGGCAGGGCGATCCGCAGTGCTGGAAACTTCTTTCAGTTTTTCAGTCAACTGAGATATTTTTTTGCTGATTTGGGCAATCTGCGCTGCCGTGCTTTTGTCCGAGCTACCGGATGCAGAGGAAGAGCCAGTGGCCGTGCCGGTCGTTAATTGACCGCCCTGAAGCGCATTGCTGGATATTGTAGTCATCATAACTCCTTTGATGGAATGGTAAGGGAGTTATCGGCCCGGCAACGGGGAAGTTGATGATTTTTTACGAAGGGGTTTTAAGGTATTGCAGATAGCAAAAAGGCGCCTTTAGGGCGCCTTTCTACATTGGTGGGAGGATTGTGCAGGATACACTCGTCTCATCCTGAGACTCGCCCTTCGGGCCGTCGCCGCAAACGGCTCCGCTGTCTCACTGCGTTCGACTCGAACCTGCAGCAGGTTCTCATCCTGCCGAATTACTCATAGCAAAAAGGCGCCTTTAGGGCGCCTTTCTACATTGGTGGGAGGATTGTGCAGGATACACTCGTCTCATCCTGAGACTCGCCCTTCGGGTCACCGCAAGCGGTGATGCAAAATTGTTCCCGACAATTTTGTCGAACCTGCAGCAGGTTCTCATCCTGCCGAATTACTCATAGCAAAAAGGCGCCTTTAGGGCGCCTTTCTACATTGGTGGGTCGTGCAGGATTCGAACCTGCGACCAATTGATTAAAAGTCAACTGCTCTACCAACTGAGCTAACGACCCGATGGTGGGTGATGACGGGCTCGAACCGCCGACCCCCTCCGTGTAAAGGAGGTGCTCTACCAACTGAGCTAATCACCCAAACTTCGGTACTGCTAATTCTGTAAGAGGAGATGGTGGGTGATGACGGGCTCGAACCGCCGACCCCCTCCGTGTAAAGGAGATGCTCTACCAACTGAGCTAATCACCCATCTCTAAATCTCTTACTGTACATTCCGGGTCACTCTTAAAGAGTGGTGGGTGATGACGGGCTCGAACCGCCGACCCCCTCCGTGTAAAGGAGATGCTCTACCAACTGAGCTAATCACCCCCGGTTTGTGGAGTCGCATTATAGGGACAGTTGAAAATGAGTCAACGCCTTTTCTAAAGTTTTTGTTCGTTCGTCTTAAAATTAAACGATGCGATCAAGAAACATGCATTGGCGTTTGATTTATCATCAAATTCTTCGCTTTCCTGCTATCTACAGGCATCAACATTGAGGAATTAGCGCACAGTGATAGAATGTTGCCTGTTAATTTTCCCTGGCAATTGCCGCTTTGCCGGCAAATATGTGTAACTAAGGCCGTTTAATGAAAATCAAAACTCGCTTTGCGCCAAGCCCAACAGGCTATCTGCACGTTGGCGGTGCCCGTACTGCTCTCTATTCCTGGCTTTTTGCTCGTCATAACAAAGGCGAGTTCGTGCTGCGTATAGAAGACACCGACCTCGAGCGTTCTACCCCGGAAGCCATTGAAGCCATCATGGACGGGATGAACTGGCTGAGCCTGCAGTGGGATGAGGGCCCGTACTATCAGACCAAGCGTTTTGATCGTTACAACCAGGCTATCGACGAAATGCTGGCGGCGGGGACGGCGTATAAATGCTATTGCTCTAAAGAACGCCTTGAGGCGCTGCGCGAGGAGCAAATGGCTAATAACGAGAAGCCTCG from Cedecea neteri encodes:
- the ligA gene encoding NAD-dependent DNA ligase LigA produces the protein MDSIEQQLNHLRTTLRHHEYLYHVQDNPEIPDAEYDRLMRELRELEEAHPELITQDSPTQRVGAAPLSEFTQVRHEVPMLSLDNVFDEASYLAFNKRVQDRLKSTDALTFCCELKLDGLAVSLLYEDGVLVRAATRGDGTTGENITANVRTIRAIPLKLTGENIPRRVEVRGEVFLPQAGFEKINEEARRTGGKVFANPRNAAAGSLRQLDPRITAKRPLTFFCYGVGLLEGGELPASHMARLQQFKAWGLPVSDRIRLCSTPEEVLAFYHQVEADRPTLGFDIDGVVIKVDSLALQETLGFVARAPRWAVAFKFPAQEQMTTVRDVEFQVGRTGAITPVARLEPVQVAGVLVSNATLHNADEIERLGLRIGDRVVIRRAGDVIPQVVGVVESERPEDTQEIIFPTHCPVCGSDVERVEGEAVTRCTGGLICGAQRKEALKHFVSRRALDVDGMGDKIIDQLVEKEYVHTPADLFKLTAGKLTGLDRMGPKSAQNTVDALEKAKETTFARFLYALGIREVGEATAAGLAAHFGTLDALAAASIDDLQKVPDVGIVVATHTFNFFAEESNREVIRQLREEAGVRWPDPVVVKAEEIDSPFAGKTVVLTGSLSILSRDEAKDRLTALGAKVAGSVSKKTDLVIAGEAAGSKLVKAQELGIQVIDEAEMIRLLGD
- a CDS encoding DUF3820 family protein: MDKEQLIEIANTAMPFGKYKGRMLIDVPEEYLLWFSRKGEFPQGHLGELMALTLLIKVEGLDNLVRPLKRH
- a CDS encoding bile acid:sodium symporter family protein; the encoded protein is MKMLRIVDPFTLTLVCTVLLASFFPAEGSFVGFFEGLTTAAIALLFFMHGAKLSREAVISGSSHWRLHLWVMCSTFVLFPVLGVLFSWWKPVNVSPELYSGFLYLCILPATVQSAIAFTSIAGGNVAAAICSASASSLLGIFLSPLLVGLVMHVQGASGSLHQVGSIMLQLLVPFVAGHLMRPWIGAWVAKNKKWIGKTDQTSILLVVYSAFSEAVTHGIWHKVGAGSLLFIVVSSIVLLAIVMTVNIFVARRFGFSKADEITIVFCGSKKSLANGIPMANILFPVAAVGMMVLPLMIFHQIQLMVCAGMARRYQRKAAAAGEKQTAAVRT
- a CDS encoding LysR family transcriptional regulator, which translates into the protein MNYSLRQLRVFVAVAHAGSFSRAGESIGLSQSAVSHTLKELEAELGVKLLDRTTREVVLTPAGEQLAPRLERLLEELTTTLLDARVVGHQLSGTVRVAASQTLSAHLMPQSIAASAEAYPNIRFVLHDASQQWVLQSIRQGEVDFGVVIDPVQASDLECETVLSEPFLLLCRSDHPFAKSERVEWQALQGQNMVLQDYASGSRPLIDEAFIRQGIAVNVVQQIGHPTTLYPMVEAGIGLSVLPALALPLPQGRPLMVKRLTPVVNRQLMLVRRKNRSLSRAAEAIWQEVREQARLLTLARRGDPLFIDD
- a CDS encoding FlxA-like family protein; this translates as MTTISSNALQGGQLTTGTATGSSSASGSSDKSTAAQIAQISKKISQLTEKLKEVSSTADRPAAEKKKQVEILQAEIKMLQAQLAQLQRKQAEEAQQKQEQQQIKATGVNKPSDDHQIDIYI